The Takifugu rubripes chromosome 3, fTakRub1.2, whole genome shotgun sequence genome contains a region encoding:
- the slc35h1 gene encoding solute carrier family 35 member C2 isoform X2: MAHLQSIYRGLRLIGLVLFYYIFSIGITFYNKWLMTDFRYPLFMTLVHITIIFSLSAATRRILHSWTGKPRIILNWADYLQRVAPTALATALDIGLSNWSLLFITISLYTMTKTSAVLFILFFSLAFKLEEPNPLLIIVVLLISGGLFMFTFESTQFNLEGFVMVLLASFLGGIRWTLTQVLMQKAELGLQNPVDALYHIQPLMFIGLFPLFQYNEGLRLSTSDKLFRVTELSPFLHSVLALFSGGLLAFGLSFSEFLLVSYTSSLTLSIAGIFKEVSTLLLAAFLMGDKVSPLNWLGFAVCLCGISLHVGLKACKSKKTLIGFLKIEAQL; this comes from the exons ATGGCACACCTGCAGTCCATTTACCGGGGCCTTCGCCTCATTGGATTAGTCCTCTTTTACTATATATTCTCCATTGGAATAACATTTTATAACAAATGGCTGATGACA GACTTCCGCTATCCCCTCTTCATGACTTTAGTACACATCACTATAATCTTCTCACTTTCGGCTGCCACTCGAAGGATTCTGCATAGCTGGACAGGGAAGCCTCGTATAATTTTGAACTGGGCAGACTACCTCCAGAGAGTTGCTCCAACAG CTTTGGCCACAGCACTGGATATTGGGCTTTCGAACTGGAGTTTGCTCTTCATCACTATCAGTTT GTACACCATGACCAAGACGTCGGCGGTGCTCtttatcctttttttctccctaGCTTTTAAACTTGAAGAGCCC AATCCCCTTCTCATCATTGTGGTCCTGCTGATCTCTGGTGGTCTTTTCATGTTTACATTTGAGTCAACCCAGTTCAATCTGGAGGGCTTTGTCATGGTGCTGTTGGCATCCTTTCTAGGGGGCATCCGCTGGACCCTCACACAGGTCCTCATGCAGAAAGCAGAACTTG GTCTTCAAAACCCGGTAGATGCCTTGTATCACATTCAGCCACTCATGTTCATTGGTCTCTTCCCCCTTTTCCAGTATAATGAAG GGCTGCGCCTCAGCACATCAGATAAGTTATTCCGGGTGACGGAGCTCTCACCATTCCTACATTCGGTCCTCGCCCTGTTTAGTGGAGGCCTGCTAGCATTTGGTTTGAGCTTTTCCGAGTTCCTGCTTGTCTCTTATACGTCCAGCCTTACGTTATCCATCGCAGGGATTTTTAAG GAAGTGTCTACTCTACTTTTAGCAGCATTTCTAATGGGAGACAAAGTGTCTCCCCTCAACTGGCTCGGATTTGCTGTGTGTCTATGTGGAATTTCATTACATGTGGGACTCAAGGCATGTAAATCAAAAA
- the tnnc2.2 gene encoding troponin C, skeletal muscle encodes MTDAQQEARSYLSEEMLAEFKAAFDMFDTDGGGDISTKELGTVMRMLGQNPTREELDEIIEEVDEDGSGTIDFEEFLVMMVRLLKEDQAGKSEEELAECFRVFDKNGDGYIDREEFALIIRSTGEPISEDEVDELMKDGDKNADGMLDFDEFLKMMENVQ; translated from the exons ATG ACAGATGCTCAGCAAGAGGCCCGCTCATATCTGAGCGAGGAAATGCTGGCTG AATTCAAGGCTGCATTCGACATGTTTGACaccgatggtggtggtgatatcAGCACCAAGGAGTTAGGTACAGTCATGAGGATGCTTGGCCAGAACCCCACAAGAGAGGAGTTGGATGAGATCATTGAGGAAGTCGATGAGGATG GCAGTGGCACTATTGACTTTGAGGAGTTCTTGGTCATGATGGTGAGGCTGCTAAAGGAGGACCAGGCTGGCAAGAGCGAGGAAGAGCTAGCAGAGTGCTTCCGTGTGTTTGACAA gAATGGTGATGGCTATATTGATAGAGAGGAGTTTGCCCTCATCATCCGCAGCACTGGGGAGCCCATCTCAGAGGACGAGGTTGACGAACTAATGAAAGATGGAGACAAAAACGCTGATGGCATGCTGGATTTTGATG AGTTTCTCAAGATGATGGAGAATGTGCAGTAA
- the taf13 gene encoding transcription initiation factor TFIID subunit 13: MADEEDETGFDEEGEDGFGVVDVGHGRRKRLFSKELRCMMYGFGDDQNPYTESVDILEDLVIEFITEMTHKAMSIGRQGRVQVEDIVFLIRKDPRKFARVKDLLTMNEELKRARKAFDEANYGS; encoded by the coding sequence ATGGCGGATGAGGAGGACGAAACTGGTTTTGACGAGGAAGGGGAAGATGGCTTCGGCGTTGTTGATGTTGGCCACGGGCGGAGAAAGAGGCTCTTTTCCAAGGAGCTTCGTTGTATGATGTACGGATTTGGAGACGACCAGAACCCATACACAGAGTCTGTGGACATACTTGAGGACCTAGTAATCGAATTCATCACAGAAATGACTCATAAAGCCATGTCCATTGGACGCCAGGGTCGTGTCCAGGTGGAGGATATAGTTTTCCTAATTCGAAAGGACCCTCGCAAATTCGCCAGAGTCAAAGACCTGCTGACAATGAATGAGGAGCTCAAAAGAGCACGAAAAGCTTTTGACGAAGCAAATTATGGCTCATAA
- the LOC101074227 gene encoding troponin C, skeletal muscle-like isoform X1 encodes MTPTDAQSDARSFLTEEMIAEFKAAFDMFDTDGGGDISTKELGTVMRMLGQNPSREELDAIIEEVDEDGSGTIDFEEFLVMMVQQLKEDQAGKSEDELSECFRIFDKNGDGFVDREEFGAILHLTGEQVTEEDIDEMFGESDTNKDGKIDFDEFLKMMENVQ; translated from the exons ATGACG CCGACTGATGCCCAAAGTGACGCTCGCTCCTTCCTGACGGAGGAGATGATCGCAG AATTTAAAGCTGCCTTCGACATGTTTGACACTGACGGTGGTGGTGATATCAGCACCAAGGAGTTGGGAACTGTGATGCGAATGCTCGGCCAGAACCCGTCAAGGGAGGAGCTGGACGCCATCATTGAAGAAGTCGATGAGGATG GCAGCGGTACCATTGACTTTGAGGAGTTCTTGGTCATGATGGTGCAACAGTTAAAGGAAGATCAGGCTGGAAAGAGTGAAGACGAACTTTCTGAGTGCTTCCGAATTTTTGACAA GAATGGAGATGGTTTCGTTGACAGGGAGGAGTTTGGTGCAATCCTCCATCTGACAGGAGAGCAAGTCACTGAAGAAGATATCGATGAAATGTTTGGGGAATCagacacaaacaaagatggAAAGATTGATTTTGATG AGTTTTtgaaaatgatggaaaatgtcCAGTGA
- the LOC101074227 gene encoding troponin C, skeletal muscle-like isoform X2, with protein sequence MPTDAQSDARSFLTEEMIAEFKAAFDMFDTDGGGDISTKELGTVMRMLGQNPSREELDAIIEEVDEDGSGTIDFEEFLVMMVQQLKEDQAGKSEDELSECFRIFDKNGDGFVDREEFGAILHLTGEQVTEEDIDEMFGESDTNKDGKIDFDEFLKMMENVQ encoded by the exons ATG CCGACTGATGCCCAAAGTGACGCTCGCTCCTTCCTGACGGAGGAGATGATCGCAG AATTTAAAGCTGCCTTCGACATGTTTGACACTGACGGTGGTGGTGATATCAGCACCAAGGAGTTGGGAACTGTGATGCGAATGCTCGGCCAGAACCCGTCAAGGGAGGAGCTGGACGCCATCATTGAAGAAGTCGATGAGGATG GCAGCGGTACCATTGACTTTGAGGAGTTCTTGGTCATGATGGTGCAACAGTTAAAGGAAGATCAGGCTGGAAAGAGTGAAGACGAACTTTCTGAGTGCTTCCGAATTTTTGACAA GAATGGAGATGGTTTCGTTGACAGGGAGGAGTTTGGTGCAATCCTCCATCTGACAGGAGAGCAAGTCACTGAAGAAGATATCGATGAAATGTTTGGGGAATCagacacaaacaaagatggAAAGATTGATTTTGATG AGTTTTtgaaaatgatggaaaatgtcCAGTGA